The genomic segment AGGCGGGCGGCGGCGCGCTCCTCGCCCTCGGCCTCGCGACCCCGGCGGCGGGCTCCGCGGCGGCGGGCGCGATGGCGGGCGCGGCGGCCGTGCACGCGCCGAACGGCTTCTTCAGCCAGGGCGGCGGCTACGAGTACCCGGCGTTCCTCGGCATGGTCTCCGCGGCCCTCGCCGTCACGGGACCCGGCCGCTACTCCGCCGACCACGCGCTCGGCCACTCCCTCAACCGCGGCTGGATGGTCCCGGCCGCACTCGCGGGCACGGCGGTCGGAGTCCTCGCGACGATCGGCGCCAGGAACAAGAACGTCCGCGCGGCGGCGCGAGCCGACGAGCCCGCGGCGGACAACGACGAGACGGCGGCGCGGGGGGCGTAGCCCGCGGGTGCGTGGCGGCCGTCGCCCCCTTGTGCGAGGCACCGCAGGAGCGGTCCACGACGGGCGGCGGCCCTAAAACCGTTGCGCCGTGAGCCGGTTGCCGGGTTAGCGTCCCCGTTCATGACCACTGAGACCCCAGGCACCACCGAGACCGCCGGGCCCCCCGGCGACGGCGATCTGCCGCCGCGCCTCACCCGCCTCACCTTCCACGGCCCGCTCTCCGAAACCCGCGCACAGCGGATCGTCGAGCGCCTGGCCGCTTCCGCCCCGCGCACCGTGCTCGATCTGGGCTGCGGCTGGGGCGAGTTGCTGCTCCGCGTCCTGGCGGCCGCCCCCGACGCCACCGGCATCGGTGTCGACATCAAGGGCGAGGACCTGGACCGCGGCCGCGCCGCCGCGAAGGAGCGGGGGCTCGACAGCCGGGTCCTGTTCGTCGAGGAGACGGCCAAGGACACCGCCCGCGGTCCCGCCGACGTCGTGCTCTGCCTCGGCGCGAGCCAGGCGCTCAGTTCCGCCGCGCCCGCGCAGGCCACCGCGGAGGCGCTCCGCGCGCTGCGCGGCCTGGTCAACCCGGGCGGCCGTGTCGTACTCGGCGAGGGATTCTGGCAGCGCGAGCCCACCGCGCGGGAGCTCGCCGGGATGTGGCCGGACGCCGACGCCGGCGAGCACCTGTACCTGGGCGACCTCGTGGACGCGGCGATCGAGGCCGGATTCCGCCCGCTGTGGGTGGAGACGGCGAGCGCGGACGAGTGGGAGGAGTTCGAGTCGGGCTACCGCTCCGACGTCGAGGAGTGGCTGGCCACGCACCCCGACCACCCGGAGGCCGCCGCGACCCGCGCCCGCGTCGACGCCCAGCGCTCGTCCTGGCTCCACGGCTACCGCGGAGTGCTCGGCATCGCCTATCTGACCTTGGTGCCGGTGGGCTGACGCGCACCCGGCCCTACCGCCCGAACCACGCCTCCGCCAGCGCGTCCGGCGTCGGCTCCGGAGGCGCGGGCAGTTCCCGCAGGTACCAGGGCAGATTGCTGTACACGTGCAGCAGGGTGTACGCGAGGAGCACGCGCGGCTCGAACGTCCTGCCGTACGCCTTCATGAAGCGCGCGAGCAGGCCCGGTTCGGCGCGCGTGACGAAGAGGCCGACACCCACGAAGTCGTACGCGGGGTCGCCGATCATGGCGGGCTCGAAGTCGAGGAGCCCGGTGAGCCGCCAACCGTCGGCCGGGGCGACGGTCAGGTGCCGGCGCATGAACTCGGTGTGCAGCAGCGCCGGCCGTACGCTCCCCGCGTCGGGCAGCGGCACGGAGCCCAGGAAGGCGGGGATCTGCTCCAGCCAGGCCTCCGGCAGTCCGCACCGCCTCTGCCGGTCGACCGCTCCGGCCCGCTGCCGGTCCACGAACGCGCCCCAGTCGCCGGGTCCGAGGACGTCGGCGAGCGGCGCGGGGTCGAGGGCGTGGAGTGCGGCGAGCGCCTCGGCCGCGTCGGTGACGAGGCGTTCGCGGTCGGCGCGCGGGATGCGCGGCCAGGCAACGGCGAGGTCCTCGCCGGGCAGGCGGGACATCAGGACGTAGCGCCAGCCGTTGTCGTACGTTCCCTCGCCGTGCAGGCGGGGCGTGGGGACGGGGAGGCGGCCCTCCACATGACGCAGGACGCGGGCCTCGGTGACCGCGTCCCGCGCGTCCATACCGGGGAACAGCTTGAGGACGTGGGCGTCGCCGACCGCGTACACCGGCTGGGAGCCCGCCTGATAGCGGGTGAGACGCGCCCCGGCGAACCCGAGGCGGGCACAGAGGTCCTCGGCGCCGGGCCGCACGATCGTGTCGTCGGGGACCACGCGGTCCCACTCCTCGTCGGTGGTCACTTCGGGCAGCATGATCGGCACGGTAGGGGATACCGAAGTCGGGGCGGTACCGAC from the Streptomyces venezuelae genome contains:
- a CDS encoding DoxX family protein; protein product: MTTCTCLDRRDLGLLLLRAGTGGVLAAHGAQKLFGWFGGGGVAGTGAFMESIGYAPGRLNAVVAGLCEAGGGALLALGLATPAAGSAAAGAMAGAAAVHAPNGFFSQGGGYEYPAFLGMVSAALAVTGPGRYSADHALGHSLNRGWMVPAALAGTAVGVLATIGARNKNVRAAARADEPAADNDETAARGA
- a CDS encoding SAM-dependent methyltransferase, coding for MTTETPGTTETAGPPGDGDLPPRLTRLTFHGPLSETRAQRIVERLAASAPRTVLDLGCGWGELLLRVLAAAPDATGIGVDIKGEDLDRGRAAAKERGLDSRVLFVEETAKDTARGPADVVLCLGASQALSSAAPAQATAEALRALRGLVNPGGRVVLGEGFWQREPTARELAGMWPDADAGEHLYLGDLVDAAIEAGFRPLWVETASADEWEEFESGYRSDVEEWLATHPDHPEAAATRARVDAQRSSWLHGYRGVLGIAYLTLVPVG
- a CDS encoding aminoglycoside phosphotransferase family protein codes for the protein MLPEVTTDEEWDRVVPDDTIVRPGAEDLCARLGFAGARLTRYQAGSQPVYAVGDAHVLKLFPGMDARDAVTEARVLRHVEGRLPVPTPRLHGEGTYDNGWRYVLMSRLPGEDLAVAWPRIPRADRERLVTDAAEALAALHALDPAPLADVLGPGDWGAFVDRQRAGAVDRQRRCGLPEAWLEQIPAFLGSVPLPDAGSVRPALLHTEFMRRHLTVAPADGWRLTGLLDFEPAMIGDPAYDFVGVGLFVTRAEPGLLARFMKAYGRTFEPRVLLAYTLLHVYSNLPWYLRELPAPPEPTPDALAEAWFGR